In Salmo salar chromosome ssa03, Ssal_v3.1, whole genome shotgun sequence, a single genomic region encodes these proteins:
- the LOC106598870 gene encoding LOW QUALITY PROTEIN: CMRF35-like molecule 6 (The sequence of the model RefSeq protein was modified relative to this genomic sequence to represent the inferred CDS: inserted 2 bases in 1 codon): MVILLVPTLKIVLLLAAVWSVCSAELITVEGYEGGKAEIRCPYREEWRSHHKYLCKGDCSLYYKDKVIKTEAGENSTSRGRYSLKDIREESVFLVTITNLTLNDAGRYWCGEETATWKPDHYVEINLIVSEVSPALSSPPTTTTSPPTANSISPSPISMSSPSPISMSSPSSHNRSDTSVVIIVSGTLVMLLLVLVVSPLVVSLLIVYRGKFNKETADSSAPRVNTDTRINREGCHADGDSEEIKDRPLQXSSGSETTTIYSTTKLPTSPSDSLNYASVNFHQNPSCLNEARVAFSKVATCSGDYAAVNIGQSPTYSTVIYSTVSQSGEL, encoded by the exons ATGGTTATCCTGCTGGTCCCCACACTGAAGATTGTCCTCCTCTTAG CtgctgtgtggagtgtgtgttcagCAGAGTTGATCACAGTGGAAGGATATGAGGGGGGCAAGGCAGAGATCAGATGCCCCtatagagaggagtggaggagccaCCATAAGTACCTCTGTAAAGGGGATTGTTCTCTTTATTATAAAGACAAAGTTATTAAGACTGAGGCGGGGGAAAACAGCACTTCTAGAGGGAGATACTCTCTGAAGGACATCAGAGAGGAAAGTGTCTTCCTTGTAACCATCACGAACTTGACATTAAACGATGCTGGGAGATACTGGTGTGGAGAGGAAACAGCCACATGGAAACCTGATCATTACGTTGAAATCAACCTTATTGTCTCTGAAG TGTCACCAGCTCTATCATCcccacctaccaccaccacctcaccacctacTGCCAACTCCATCTCACCATCACCCATATCCATGTCTTCACCATCACCCATATCCATGTCTTCACCATCATCACACAACAGATCTG ATACATCAGTGGTCATCATAGTATCTGGGACTCTGGTCATGCTGCTATTGGTGCTTGTGGTCAGCCCGCTTGTGGTCAGCCTGCTCATAGTCTATAGAGGGAAATTCAACAAGGAaacag CTGACTCCTCAGCACCCAGGGTGAACACAGACACTAGGATCAACAgagag ggttGTCATGCTGATGGTGACAGTGAGGAAATAAAGGACCGCCCCCTACA CAGCTCAGGTAGTGAGACCACCACCATCTACTCTACCACCAAGTTACCCACTAGCCCCTCTGACTCTCTCAACTATGCCAGCGTCAACTTCCACCAGAACCCCAGCTGCCTCAATGAAGCCAGAGTCGCCTTCTCTAAAGTGGCCACTTGTTCTGGTGACTATGCAGCTGTCAACATTGGTCAAAGCcccacctactctactgtcatctACTCTACAGTGAGCCAATCCGGAGAACTCTGA